A single Ptiloglossa arizonensis isolate GNS036 chromosome 2, iyPtiAriz1_principal, whole genome shotgun sequence DNA region contains:
- the LOC143143547 gene encoding pseudouridylate synthase TRUB2, mitochondrial: MKFTPQVVDKYVNDAKLLYKALNGVFLLYKPTSMAFVQMRGTLISNLCRDLNNMYVRPPNKHVTIKGSTNKNMDVIVHESYADNILTVGPRYKMEDFRLAATKILLRDTCGVVVCGINSGNKLIHNMKTSKFTRFYKVKGLLGKATDNYFHTGIIKEKSTYKHVTRDFIDNVCSSMQSSHQRKMFEQCGVDIQSQAAYNLAVQGIVRATDPNIPMIYTIKCVHFSPPEFTLEIVCINEYEMYLKTIIHDIGMKLHSTATCSQIYCVQDGLFTVDHALLTKEWTLKDIIQNIQICEQIIDKNRFLISQKSPILVEQPTSTTVPLEQKSLT; encoded by the exons ATGAAGTTTACACCACAAGTAGTGGACAAATATGTAAATGATGCAAAACTCTTATACAAAGCATTAAACGGTGTATTTCTTCTTTATAAACCCACATCTATGGCTTTTGTACAAATGAGGGGAACGTTGATATCCAATTTATGCAGAG ATCTTAATAACATGTATGTACGTCCACCGAATAAGCATGTAACCATAAAAGGTTCAACTAATAAGAATATGGATGTTATCGTGCATGAAAGTTATGCGGATAATATATTGACGGTAGGACCTCGTTATAAAATGGAAGACTTTAGATTAGCAGCTACAAAGATCCTTCTGAGAGACACTTGCGGTGTTGTAGTTTGCGGCATTAACAGTGGTAACAAGTTAATACACAACATGAAAACATCTAAATTTACAAGATTTTACAAAGTGAAAGGATTATTGGGTAAAGCAACGGATAATTATTTTCACACcggaataataaaagaaaaatctacTTACAAACATGTAACGCGAGATTTCATAGACAACGTATGCAGTTCCATGCAATCTTCTCATCAAAGAAAAATGTTTGA ACAATGTGGAGTCGATATACAAAGTCAAGCTGCGTACAATTTAGCAGTGCAGGGTATAGTCAGGGCTACAGATCCTAACATTCCCATGATATACACAATCAAATGTGTACATTTTTCACCTCCAGAGTTTACATTAG aaattgtttgtaTAAACGAGTATGAAATGTATCTAAAAACTATAATTCACGACATAGGAATGAAACTTCATAGTACTGCTACTTGCTCTCAAATATACTGTGTCCAAGATGGATTATTTACAGTTGACCATGCATTATTAACAAAGGAGTGGACCTTAAAAGATATTATACAGAATATACAAATTTGTGAACAGATTATCGATAAGAATAGATTTTTGATATCTCAGAAAAGTCCTATATTAGTGGAACAACCAACTAGTACGACCGTGCCACTTGAACAAAAATCATTGACTTAG